From a single Candidatus Methylacidiphilales bacterium genomic region:
- a CDS encoding M24 family metallopeptidase gives MTSAVLFALLVQAQAGERPMAMPTLREQAAVQQEWVKARLERNLAPLMRKYGVDMWLVVSREYNEDPVFYSMVSPTMFAARRRTIYVFHDRGPEQGVERLALGGGSQGGIYEVYRDPDSGIELYGDSQWTLLRKLVDQRKPKRIAVNISHTHAFSDGLSAGEREQLEEALGEENRAKMVRSEGLALDFVALRLPEMMPQYRRMQEYVHWIISRAFSREVITPGKTTDQDVIWWLRQENLRLGFGNWFQPSLRVQRKRGKALQILSEDAPTVIERGDVLWVDYGLTAMRLATDTQHVGYVLREGEKQPPPGILAALANAKKMQDIVLAKMRPGRTGNEVLAEALAEIRALGIKGTVYTHPIGDHGHGAGPLIGLWDRQQGVPGRGDVKLEPQTWFSIELSCRTPIPEWDGQELFVGMEEDAMLGPDGKVSWILRRQEQYHLIR, from the coding sequence ATGACCAGCGCCGTATTGTTTGCCCTGCTGGTGCAGGCACAGGCGGGAGAGCGCCCCATGGCGATGCCCACGCTACGGGAGCAGGCGGCGGTGCAGCAGGAATGGGTGAAAGCCCGCCTGGAGCGCAACCTGGCGCCGTTGATGCGCAAATACGGGGTGGATATGTGGCTGGTGGTGAGCCGCGAATACAACGAAGACCCGGTGTTCTATTCCATGGTTTCGCCCACCATGTTCGCGGCGCGGCGGCGCACGATTTATGTTTTTCATGATCGTGGGCCGGAGCAAGGGGTAGAGCGGCTGGCCTTGGGCGGAGGTTCGCAAGGCGGAATTTATGAGGTGTACCGGGATCCGGATAGCGGCATTGAACTGTACGGAGACTCTCAGTGGACGCTGCTGCGGAAACTGGTGGACCAGCGCAAGCCGAAGCGCATTGCCGTGAACATTAGCCACACCCACGCGTTTTCCGACGGGCTAAGCGCCGGCGAGCGCGAGCAACTCGAAGAGGCGCTGGGCGAGGAGAACCGGGCGAAGATGGTGCGGAGCGAAGGATTGGCGCTGGATTTTGTGGCCTTGCGCCTGCCGGAAATGATGCCGCAATACCGGAGGATGCAGGAGTATGTGCACTGGATTATCAGCCGGGCTTTTTCGCGCGAAGTGATTACACCGGGCAAGACGACGGACCAGGACGTGATCTGGTGGTTGCGGCAGGAAAACTTGCGGCTCGGCTTTGGCAACTGGTTTCAACCCTCGTTGCGCGTGCAGCGCAAGCGGGGCAAGGCGCTGCAGATTTTGAGCGAGGACGCGCCGACAGTGATTGAGCGGGGTGATGTGCTGTGGGTGGACTATGGCCTAACGGCGATGCGTTTGGCTACGGACACCCAGCATGTGGGCTACGTTTTGCGGGAGGGGGAAAAACAGCCACCGCCCGGAATTCTGGCCGCCTTGGCGAATGCCAAGAAGATGCAGGACATCGTGTTGGCGAAGATGCGCCCGGGCCGGACGGGCAACGAAGTATTGGCCGAAGCCTTGGCGGAGATTCGCGCCTTGGGAATTAAGGGTACGGTTTATACGCATCCGATCGGGGACCACGGACATGGTGCGGGCCCGTTGATTGGGTTGTGGGACCGGCAGCAGGGAGTGCCGGGGCGAGGCGATGTGAAACTGGAGCCCCAAACTTGGTTTTCGATTGAGCTTTCGTGCCGGACCCCGATACCCGAATGGGACGGACAGGA